From Nocardioides faecalis:
GCGAGAACACCTGGCAGGCGGGTCTCGGTCGTCTTCATCGGCGGCCGTTCTGGATCGCGGTTCTGGCGGCTCCCCGAGGGGGCCGTCGGGACTTCGTGAAAGTTATCACAAGGGGTCTCGGACGCCGACGCCCGGGGGTCCGGCGGCGTCCGGCTCCGGCTCCGGCTCGATCTCGATCTCGGGGTCCGTGGTCTCCAGCGCCGTGTCGATGGCGCTCTCCAACGCCCCGGCCCTCACCTTCGGCAGCGCGAACGTGAGCGCGACGGTGACGAGCAGCCCCGTCCCGATGCCCAGCCACACGACGACGCCGGTGAAGACGCTGGCCACCACGACGCCGTAGGCGATCAGCCCGGCCCACAGCCACATGATCACCACCGCGCGGCGGTGCGAGTGCCCGATCTCCAGCAGCCGGTGGTGCAGGTGCTGCTTGTCGGGGGCGAACGGCGAGCGACCGGCCCGGGTGCGGCGGACCACGGCGAGGACGAGGTCTGCCAGCGGCACGATGAGGATCAGGATCGGCAGCACCACGGGCAGCAGCACCGGCATCAGGCTGGCCCGGGTGCCGTCGGCACCCTGGGTCAGGTCACCGGGGGCGAACTGGGTCGTGATGGTGATCGCGGTGGCGGACAGCACCATCCCGATCAGCATCGAGCCCGAGTCGCCCATGAACAGCCGCGCCGGGTGGAAGTTGTGCACCAGGAACCCCACGCACGCACCGGCCAGCGCCGCGGACAGCAGCGCGCCGGTGGTGGCCCGGCTGACGTCGTTGAGGAACGACAGGGAGTAGCAGAACAGGAAGAACGCCGACGCGCTGATCCCGATCACGCCCGCGGCCAACCCGTCGAGGCCGTCGATGAAGTTGACCGCGTTCACGGTCGCGACCACCACGAACGCCGTCAGCAGCGCGCCCTGGGCGGTGTCGAGGGAGAACACCTCGCCGGTCGACTTGTAGAAGTAGCGGAACTGGATCCCCGAGTAGACCAGCACCCCGACCGCGAGCAGCTGCCCGCCGAACTTGGTCAGCGCGTCCAGGTCGAAGATGTCGTCCAGCACACCCACCACGCAGACCAGGGCGCCGGCGACGAGCACGGCCAGCGCGTCGTCGTACACGAAGGGGCTGGCGGTGCTCAGGAAGGGCAGCTCGCGGGCGACGACGTAGGCGGCGAACAGGCCGCCCAGCATGGCCACCCCACCCATGTACGGGATGGGTGTGGCGTGGACGTCACGATCACGGACCTTCGCCACCGCCCCGGTCCGCACCGCCAGCTCGCGCGCCAGCACGGTCAGCAGGTAGGTGACCGTCGCTGCGACGAGGAAGACGACGAGGTACTCACGCATCGCTCGGACGCGCCTCCTCGACGGACTCGGCTCCGGTGTCGACGGTGAGGCCCAGCTCGGCGAGGGCCGCGTCGAGCTCGGCGACGCTGATCGCTCCGTCGCGCAGCAGGCGTGGGCGCTCGCCGGTCGCGTCGACGATGGTGGAGGCCACCCCGCCCGGCGCCGGGCCGCCGTCGACGACGACCGCGACCGACTCCCCCAGCATCTGCATCGCCTCGTCGGCATCGAGCGCCGCCGGCCGGCCGGTCAGGTTGGCCGAGCTGACCGCGAGCGGACCGGTGCGGTCCAGCAGTGCCCGCGCCACCTCGTGGTCGGGCATCCGGACCGCGACGGTGCCGCGGGTCTCCCCCAGGTCCCACTGCAGGGACGGCTGCTGGTGACAGACCAGGGTCAGGGCGCCCGGCCAGAAGCGCTCCACGAGCACCGGCACGTAGACCGGGACCCGGGTCGCCAGGGCGTCCAGGGTGCCGGCGGTGCCCACGAGGACCGGCGGCGGCATCTCGCGGCCCCGGCCCTTGGCCGCGAGCAGGCGCTGCACGGCGGCCGCGTCGAAGGCGTCGGCGCCGACGCCGTACACGGTGTCGGTGGGCAGGACCACGAGCCGGCCGCGGCGCACGGCCGTCGCGGCGGCGTCGATCGCCGCCTCGCGCTGCTCGTCGGACTGGGTGGGGAACCGCTCGGCGCTCACGGCGACCATCCTCGCACCGCCGCGCCACGGATCCCCCTCGGCGTCGCCGTGGCGCCGACCACCGTCGCGCTCATCGGGGCCGGCGGGCGGTCAGGTAGCGCGGCCGGCCGGCGAGGTCGCGGTGGTCGCGGACCTCCTCCCAGCGCCCCGCCTCGGTGAACACCGCCGGTGCGGACTCGCCCTGAGCATCGGCGTGCTCGATGCCCACCACCCCGCCGGGACGCAGCAGCCGGGCCGCCCGCCGCTCGATCTCACGGATCGCGTCCAGCCCGTCGGCGCCGGAGAACAGGGCCAGGTGCGGGTCGTGGTCACGCGCCTCGAGGGCCACCGACTCCCAGGCCTCCAACGGCACGTACGGCGGATTGCTGACCAGCACGTCGACCGTGCCGAGCAGGTCGTCGAAGGCGGTGGCCAGGTCGCCGTGGCGCAGGTCGACCTCGGTGTCGGCGAGGTTGCGCTCCGCCCAGGCGTGCGCCGGGGCGTCGAGCTCGACGGCGTGGATGCTCGCCTGCGGCACCTCGTCGGCGAGGCTGCGGGCGATCACCCCGGACCCGGTGCACAGGTCGACCACCGTCGGGGTGCGGCCGGTCGCCAGCACGGCTCGCGCCGCGTCCACGGCCCAGCCGGCGAGCAGCTCGGTCTCGGGCCTGGGCACGAACACGCCGGGGCCGACCGCCACCGAGACGTGACGGAACCAGGCGCGACCGATCAGGTGCTGCAGCGGCTCGCGCTGCGCCCGGCGCTGCACCAGGGCCTTGAAGGAGGCCACCTGGTCGGCACCGACCTCGCCGACCAGCGGCAGGTGGCTGCGCGGGACGTCGAGGGTGTGGGCGAGCAGCTCCGCCGCGTCGTGCTCCGGGCTCGCGACGCCGGCCTCCGCCAGCCGGGCGGCAGCCTCGACCAGCAGGGCACGGGGTCGCCGGGCGGCGCCGGCGAGGGGCTCGCTCACGCTCACTCCTCCAACGCGGCCAGCCGGGCCGCCAGGTCGGCCTCGACGCAGGAGTCGAGCACCGGCTGCAGGTCGCCGTCGAGGACCTGGTCGAGGTTGTAGGACTTGTAGCCGGTGCGGTGGTCGGAGATCCGGTTCTCGGGGTAGTTGTAGGTCCGGATCCGCTCGGAGCGATCCACCGTGCGGACCTGGCTGCGCCGCGCGTCGCTGGCCTCGGCCGCGGCGGCGTCCTGGGCGGCCTGCAGCAGCCGGGCCCGCAGGATGCGCAACGCCTGCTCCTTGTTCTGCAGCTGCGACTTCTCGTTCTGGCAGCTGACCACGATGCCGGTCGGCAGGTGGGTGATCCGCACCGCCGAGTCGGTCGTGTTCACGCTCTGCCCGCCCGGGCCGGAGGAGCGGAAGACGTCGATGCGCAGGTCGTTGTCGTGGACCTCCACGTCGACCTGCTCGGCCTCCGGCATCACCAGCACGCCCGCGGCGGAGGTGTGGATGCGGCCCTGGGACTCGGTGACCGGGACCCGCTGGACCCGGTGCACGCCACCCTCGAACTTCAACAAGGCGTACGGCGCCTGCCCCGGCTCGACGGTTCCGGTCGCCTTCACCGCCACGGTGACCGACTTGTAGCCGCCGAGGTCGGACTCGGTCGCATCCAGCACCTCGGTCTTCCAGCCGCGGCGCTCGGCGAACCGGGTGTACATCCGGAGCAGGTCGCCGGCGAACAGCGCGCTCTCCTCACCGCCCTCCCCCGACTTGACCTCCAGCAGCGCGTCCTTGTGGTCGGCGGGGTCGCGTGGGACGAGCAGCCGCCTCAGCCGCTCCGCCGCGGTCTCCTGCTGGGCCAGCAGGCCCTCGACCTCCGCAGCGAAGGCGGGGTCGTCCTCGCCCAGCTCCCGCGCCGCCTCCGCGTCCTCGCCGAGCTGGCGCCACTCGCGCCAGGTGGCGATGATCGCGTTGAGCTCGGCGTAACGGCGGTTGAGCGTGCGGGCCAGCCGCGGGTCGGCGTGCGTCTCGGGGAGCCCGAGCCGGGACTCGAGCGCGGCGTGCTCGGCGAGCATGCCCTCGACGGCTTCGAACACGGGACTCCTCGGGGGCTGGTGGTCGGTCCGGGCCCGGACGGGTCCGGAGGGAGCAAAAGGACGAGCGCCGGTCCACCCCACGAAGGGGCGGACCGGCGCTCGAGACGGGCTACTTCTTGGCAGCCTTGGCGTAGCGGGCCTCGAAGCGGGCCACGCGGCCGCCGGTGTCGAGGATCTTCTGCTTGCCGGTGTAGAACGGGTGGCACTGCGAGCACACGTCCGAGCGGATGACGCCGGACGCGACGGTGCTACGGGTGGTGAACGTGGCGCCGCAGGTGCAGGTCACCTCGGTCGGCACGTACTCCGGGTGGATGTCCTTCTTCATGGGTGTCCTCTCAACAGGGGGTCCGGGTCGTCACACGCCGATGCGGACGTGAACCGGAGCCAACGGGTGATCTTACTTCTCGGCGAGACCCCGCCCAAACCGGCGCGGCCGGGCGGTCCACCCGGAGGTCTCAACCAGATCTGGCGGCGCGGTGTTCCGCCCCGCTCAGCGCTCCGTGCGCACAGCCGCTCAGCCGCTCAGCCGCGCGCCGCTCGCTGGCGGCGCAGCAGCAGCTCGTAGTTCGTCTGGGTCCCGCGCAGCTGCTCGAGGAGGTCCTCCGCGCCCTGGCGGCCCTCCTCCGCTGCCAGCTCGCGCCGCAGGGCACCGAGGACGGCGACCTCCTCGCTCGCCAGCAGCAGCTCCGCACGTCGCGTGCCCGAGGCCACCGGGTCGATCGCCGGGAACACCTCGCGCTCGGCCAGCTCCCGACGGAGCCGGAGGCGCCAGTTCGCCGTACCGGTGAACTCGTCGTAGATCGCCTCGTCCAGGCGCGAGCCGGTCTCCACCGATGCCGTCGCCAGGATGGTCAGCGAGCCGCCGTTCTCGATGTTGCGGGCCGCACCGAACAGCTTCTTCGGCGGGAACAGCGCCGCGGCGTCCACTCCCCCGGGCAGGATCCGCCCCGACGCCGGCACCGCGAGGTTGTAGGCACGCCCCAGCCGGGTGAGGCCGTCGAGCAGCACGACGACGTCGTGGCCGAGCTCGACCAGCCGCTTGGCCCGCTCGATGGCGAGCTCGGCGAGCGTGGTGTGGTCGGTCGCCGGCCGGTCGAAGGTGCTGGCGATGACCTCGCCCTTGATCGCGCGCTCGAAGTCGGTGACCTCCTCGGGACGCTCGTCGAGGAGGACCACCATGAGGTGGCACTCGGGGTTGTTCGCGGTCAGCGCGCCGGCGATCGCCTGCAGCGTCGTCGTCTTCCCGGCGTTGGCCGGGGACTCGATGACTCCTCGCTGGCCCTTGCCGACCGGAGCGACCAGGTCGATGACGCGGCCGGTCAGGTTGTCCGGCCCGGTCTCCATGCGCAGCCGCTCGTCGGGCGAGACCGGGGTGAGGGAGTCGAAGTCCACCCGGTGCTT
This genomic window contains:
- a CDS encoding glycosyltransferase family 4 protein; its protein translation is MREYLVVFLVAATVTYLLTVLARELAVRTGAVAKVRDRDVHATPIPYMGGVAMLGGLFAAYVVARELPFLSTASPFVYDDALAVLVAGALVCVVGVLDDIFDLDALTKFGGQLLAVGVLVYSGIQFRYFYKSTGEVFSLDTAQGALLTAFVVVATVNAVNFIDGLDGLAAGVIGISASAFFLFCYSLSFLNDVSRATTGALLSAALAGACVGFLVHNFHPARLFMGDSGSMLIGMVLSATAITITTQFAPGDLTQGADGTRASLMPVLLPVVLPILILIVPLADLVLAVVRRTRAGRSPFAPDKQHLHHRLLEIGHSHRRAVVIMWLWAGLIAYGVVVASVFTGVVVWLGIGTGLLVTVALTFALPKVRAGALESAIDTALETTDPEIEIEPEPEPDAAGPPGVGVRDPL
- a CDS encoding L-threonylcarbamoyladenylate synthase, translating into MSAERFPTQSDEQREAAIDAAATAVRRGRLVVLPTDTVYGVGADAFDAAAVQRLLAAKGRGREMPPPVLVGTAGTLDALATRVPVYVPVLVERFWPGALTLVCHQQPSLQWDLGETRGTVAVRMPDHEVARALLDRTGPLAVSSANLTGRPAALDADEAMQMLGESVAVVVDGGPAPGGVASTIVDATGERPRLLRDGAISVAELDAALAELGLTVDTGAESVEEARPSDA
- the prmC gene encoding peptide chain release factor N(5)-glutamine methyltransferase yields the protein MSEPLAGAARRPRALLVEAAARLAEAGVASPEHDAAELLAHTLDVPRSHLPLVGEVGADQVASFKALVQRRAQREPLQHLIGRAWFRHVSVAVGPGVFVPRPETELLAGWAVDAARAVLATGRTPTVVDLCTGSGVIARSLADEVPQASIHAVELDAPAHAWAERNLADTEVDLRHGDLATAFDDLLGTVDVLVSNPPYVPLEAWESVALEARDHDPHLALFSGADGLDAIREIERRAARLLRPGGVVGIEHADAQGESAPAVFTEAGRWEEVRDHRDLAGRPRYLTARRPR
- the prfA gene encoding peptide chain release factor 1 yields the protein MFEAVEGMLAEHAALESRLGLPETHADPRLARTLNRRYAELNAIIATWREWRQLGEDAEAARELGEDDPAFAAEVEGLLAQQETAAERLRRLLVPRDPADHKDALLEVKSGEGGEESALFAGDLLRMYTRFAERRGWKTEVLDATESDLGGYKSVTVAVKATGTVEPGQAPYALLKFEGGVHRVQRVPVTESQGRIHTSAAGVLVMPEAEQVDVEVHDNDLRIDVFRSSGPGGQSVNTTDSAVRITHLPTGIVVSCQNEKSQLQNKEQALRILRARLLQAAQDAAAAEASDARRSQVRTVDRSERIRTYNYPENRISDHRTGYKSYNLDQVLDGDLQPVLDSCVEADLAARLAALEE
- the rpmE gene encoding 50S ribosomal protein L31, whose amino-acid sequence is MKKDIHPEYVPTEVTCTCGATFTTRSTVASGVIRSDVCSQCHPFYTGKQKILDTGGRVARFEARYAKAAKK